One region of Camelina sativa cultivar DH55 chromosome 6, Cs, whole genome shotgun sequence genomic DNA includes:
- the LOC104791277 gene encoding uncharacterized protein LOC104791277 — MKSVMIIVALLCLVSLPNLTVGKKPWPMPSDLANHNGNFGESKVGWACSSSSDPNAPPSPPGSFPNIPKIPGMPNIPFPNIPGIPGLPNIPGLPSPPSESLLVTQSGELEKCLSKDGSKTNEKCFSQIFSSWAENDFALDKDCCEIVVNMNKRCHNHLQMMFKSHFFAPLLQYSCHIKHAKN, encoded by the coding sequence ATGAAGAGCGTCATGATCATCGTAGCTCTGCTATGCCTCGTCTCTCTCCCAAACCTTACCGTCGGAAAGAAACCATGGCCTATGCCGTCCGATCTAGCCAACCACAATGGTAACTTCGGTGAATCTAAGGTTGGTTGGGCTTGTTCCTCCTCCTCAGACCCCAACGCTCCACCTTCACCTCCAGGCTCGTTCCCTAACATCCCTAAAATCCCTGGAATGCCAAACATCCCGTTTCCAAACATCCCTGGTATCCCGGGACTACCTAACATCCCAGGACTTCCGAGTCCACCTTCTGAGTCTCTTCTCGTGACTCAATCAGGTGAGTTAGAGAAGTGTTTGTCCAAAGATGGATCGAAAACGAACGAGAAATGTTTCTCGCAAATATTTTCGAGTTGGGCGGAGAACGATTTCGCATTGGACAAAGATTGTTGTGAGATCGTTGTGAATATGAACAAGAGGTGTCACAACCATCTTCAGATGATGTTTAAGAGTCATTTCTTTGCTCCTCTCCTTCAATATTCTTGTCACATCAAGCACGCCAAGAACTAA
- the LOC104791275 gene encoding glutamic acid-rich protein-like, with the protein MTDEKEIIDNDYSLDEEEDEEDDDDIDGGSSTEEDDDEEEEEDDRSLSGDDSELSEDDSTDSNSNSDSDDDDDEEEEDEEEEEDSLVDKITRLFNGKQD; encoded by the exons ATGACGGATGAGAAGGAGATCATTGATAATGACTATAGCttagatgaggaagaagacgaagaagatgatgatgatatcgaTGGCGGGAGTAGCAccgaagaagacgacgatgaagaagaagaagaagatgatcggaGTTTGAG TGGAGATGATAGCGAACTGAGCGAAGATGATTCCACTGATTCCAATTCTAATTCGGATtctgatgacgacgatgatgaagaagaagaagatgaggaagaggaagaagactctcTTGTTGATAAAATCACTCGCCTATTCAATG GGAAACAAGATTGA
- the LOC104791276 gene encoding uncharacterized protein LOC104791276: MMRNVGSSSSGGKGIAAVVGVGPKLGRSIARKFAHEGYTVAILARDLGRLSRVAEEIAREEKAQVFAIRIDCADPRSVREAFEGVLSLGFVEVLVYNAYHSSSSYTSHHPTSFTHIPFQSFQTSISVSVFAAFLCAQQVIPGMMEKGKGTILFTGCSASLNGVAGFSELCCGKFALRALSQCLAKEYQAFGIHVAHVIIDGVVGPPREIINIPPRGMVANQSFNVGGEDGEGEGESSGVMGMDPNVLAQTYWHLHVQDRRAWTHELDIRPSNTRY, from the exons ATGATGAGAAACGTAGGGAGTTCAAGCTCCGGCGGCAAAGGCATAGCGGCGGTGGTAGGCGTCGGTCCAAAGCTTGGCCGCTCCATCGCTCGGAAGTTTGCTCACGAAGGCTACACCGTTGCCATTCTCGCCCGTGATCTCG GTAGGTTATCTCGAGTAGCAGAAGAGATAGCGAGAGAAGAGAAAGCGCAAGTGTTTGCTATAAGAATTGATTGTGCGGATCCAAGAAGCGTAAGAGAAGCCTTCGAAGGAGTGTTGTCGTTAGGGTTCGTGGAGGTTTTGGTGTACAATGCttatcattcttcttcttcctacacAAGTCACCATCCAACTTCTTTCACCCACATTCCTTTTCAATCTTTCCAAACTTCTATCTCCGTCTCAGTCTTCGCTGCATTCCTTTGCGCACAACAG GTTATTCCCGGGATGATGGAGAAAGGGAAAGGAACTATACTCTTCACCGGTTGCTCGGCGTCTTTGAATGGCGTTGCTGGTTTCTCCGAACTAT GCTGTGGGAAATTTGCGTTGAGGGCACTGTCTCAATGCTTAGCAAAAGAATATCAAGCTTTTGGGATACATGTGGCTCATGTTATCATCGACGGTGTGGTTGGACCTCCACG AGAAATAATAAACATCCCTCCTCGAGGAATGGTCGCGAACCAATCATTCAACGTAGGAGgcgaagatggagaaggagaaggagaaagctcGGGAGTGATGGGAATGGATCCTAATGTATTGGCTCAAACATATTGGCACCTCCATGTCCAAGACCGAAGAGCTTGGACCCATGAACTTGATATCCGACCATCAAACACAAGATACTAG